One Epinephelus lanceolatus isolate andai-2023 chromosome 10, ASM4190304v1, whole genome shotgun sequence genomic region harbors:
- the LOC117266445 gene encoding TGF-beta receptor type-2-like isoform X2, producing MLDDYNSSTCVMKEKNTTSGMAHFCSCTDEEECNDKLFFSPIVDPTPDNPLVSVILVSLLPLLVMGIVIVGMFYWYRAYRQRMNQEWESSIKKRKPKAGGLDCSDACAIMMDDDRSDSSSTHANNLNHNTEPLPIELDLLVGKGRFAQVYKAKLKQTTSDQFETVAVKIFPYEEYASWKNEKDIFSNTDLRHENILHFLTAEERKVEKQYWLITAFHHRGNLQEHLTRNVISWEELQVLGRSLARGVAHLHSDRLVCGRPKVPIVHRDLKSSNILVKNDLTCCLCDFGLGLRLDSSLSVDDLANSGQVGTARYMAPEVLEARLNLENIESFKQTDIYSMALVLWEMTSRCEAIGEVKDYEPAYGSKVREHPCVESMKDNVLRDRGRPEIPDTWLRHQGVAVICATIMECWDHDPEARLTAHCVAERISELEDEIDKLSSCSSSAEKIPAELKIPIEVGIPGDEVKITEIQDIIAVDCSVSDEK from the exons TTGTGGATCCAACTCCGGACAATCCCTTGGTATCAGTGATTCTGGTGAGCCTGCTTCCCCTGCTGGTGATGGGGATTGTAATTGTGGGAATGTTCTACTGGTACAGAGCCTATCGGCAACGCATGAACCAAGAATGGGAAAGCAGCATTAAGAAGCGCAAGCCAAAAGCTGGAGGCCTTGACTGCAGCGATGCCTGCGCCATCATGATGGATGATGATCGGTCAGACAGCAGTTCGACGCATGCCAACAACCTGAACCACAACACTGAGCCACTGCCTATAGAGTTGGATCTGCTG GTGGGAAAGGGACGCTTCGCCCAGGTATACAAGGCTAAGCTGAAGCAGACCACGTCAGATCAGTTCGAAACAGTAGCTGTGAAGATCTTCCCCTATGAGGAATACGCATCCTGGAAGAACGAGAAAGACATCTTCTCCAATACAGACCTTCGACACGAGAACATTCTCCACTTCCTGACAGCTGAGGAGAGGAAGGTGGAGAAACAGTACTGGCTCATCACTGCCTTTCACCACAGGGGAAATCTCCAG GAGCACCTGACACGTAATGTGATAAGCTGGGAGGAACTGCAGGTATTGGGCAGGTCTCTGGCCCGAGGTGTCGCCCACCTTCACAGTGACCGCCTCGTCTGTGGACGCCCTAAG GTTCCCATTGTCCATCGAGACCTGAAGAGCTCCAACATCCTGGTGAAGAACGACCTGACATGCTGCCTGTGTGACTTTGGCCTTGGACTTCGTTTAGACAGTAGTCTGTCTGTGGATGACCTCGCCAACAGTGGACAG GTGGGTACGGCACGTTACATGGCTCCTGAGGTGCTGGAGGCCCGACTGAATCTGGAGAACATTGAGTCCTTCAAACAGACCGACATTTACTCCATGGCACTTGTACTTTGGGAGATGACATCGAGGTGTGAAGCTATTGGAG aggTGAAGGACTATGAGCCTGCATACGGCTCTAAAGTGCGAGAGCACCCCTGTGTGGAGAGCATGAAGGATAACGTGctaagagacagaggaagaccTGAGATCCCCGACACCTGGCTCAGGCATCAG GGTGTGGCAGTTATCTGTGCCACCATCATGGAATGCTGGGACCATGACCCAGAGGCCAGACTTACCGCCCACTGTGTTGCTGAACGCATCTCCGAGTTGGAGGATGAGATAGACAAACTGTCCAGCTGCAGCTCCTCGGCAGAGAAGATCCCAGCGGAGCTGAAGATCCCAATAGAAGTGGGGATCCCAGGGGATGAGGTGAAAATCACAGAAATACAGGACATCATAGCTGTGGACTGCTCTGTGAGTGATGAGAAGTGA